One Phycisphaerae bacterium DNA segment encodes these proteins:
- a CDS encoding N-acetyltransferase produces MGEEQFYEVGPHSEIDPDVILGYKYPGCREKTRIGERAIVKSGTIIYADVTIGRRFTCGHHALIRPETTIGDRVVVYHKCTLEGRITIGSGVKIMAHVYIPSTTRIGEMVFIGPGTTFLNDKFPMRRRAPVAGAVIEEHVTIGGGCTICPGVRIGAYSFIGAGAVVNKDVPERTLAYGVPARHYPLPEELAGGNLAELLLPQTDIWGAQRDESWREELDRFGGDR; encoded by the coding sequence ATGGGCGAAGAGCAATTCTACGAAGTGGGCCCGCACAGCGAGATCGATCCGGACGTGATCCTGGGCTATAAGTATCCGGGCTGTCGGGAGAAGACGCGGATCGGGGAGCGGGCGATCGTCAAGTCGGGCACGATCATCTACGCGGACGTGACGATCGGGCGGCGGTTCACGTGCGGGCATCACGCGCTGATTCGGCCGGAGACGACGATCGGCGACCGCGTGGTGGTGTACCACAAGTGCACGCTGGAGGGACGGATCACGATCGGGTCGGGCGTCAAGATCATGGCGCACGTGTACATTCCGAGCACGACGCGAATCGGCGAGATGGTGTTCATCGGGCCGGGCACGACGTTTTTGAACGACAAGTTTCCGATGCGCCGGCGGGCGCCGGTGGCGGGCGCGGTGATCGAGGAGCACGTGACGATCGGCGGCGGCTGCACGATTTGTCCGGGCGTGCGGATCGGGGCGTATTCGTTTATCGGGGCGGGGGCGGTGGTCAACAAGGACGTACCGGAGCGGACGCTGGCGTACGGGGTGCCGGCGCGGCACTATCCGCTGCCGGAGGAACTGGCGGGCGGCAACCTGGCGGAACTGCTGCTGCCGCAGACGGACATCTGGGGCGCGCAGCGGGACGAGTCGTGGCGGGAGGAGTTGGACCGGTTTGGAGGCGACCGATAG